DNA sequence from the Methanothermobacter sp. genome:
GAGTATATGATGCAGATAGCGAAACAATTGAAAAGATAAAAAGCAAATACAATGTTATCAAAATTGTCAACCTAAACACACTTTAATAGATAGAAAAGACAGGAGCACAAGTTATATGAGTCAAATTTACAATATGGCAGTAAAAACCTGCAGAAAGGTCGAATACAACTTAAAAAGTATGGCCATATTCAGTATAATCACGAAAATCTTCTTAAAAATCGAGAAAACGTGGTTAGACAGTTATATCAGGAGAGCATATCCCACCGGCAAATTTCTAAAATTCCTTGAAAAGAGCAGTATACTTAAAGAACACATATTCGCTCCTCCACTGTTCATTGTAGCTTTTTCCCTCTTCATGATAATCGCCGCGACTCCCATTTCATTGGGATTGCAGTTAAACATATTTATTGGTTTTTTATTTTTCCTTTTCTTTTCTCTCTTAACTCCTAAATTACTCCTGAAAGATGTGAAGTTCTACTTGGAATTTGACAGTAAAGACATCAATTCCATTGGGTTTACACTCTTTATAGTGGGCATAATATTCTTTGTTATAACAATCATGGCCGTTGGCGGTCTGCCAATACTAAAACCTAACCTTAGATATGCCCTTAACCCCAAACTCACAATCCCAGCATTCTTTATGATTCCTGGAATAGCCATGATGTCATCTCACATTCTTAATAAAATGAAAAAAGGGCTTATAAACAAACCAGCAGCTAAATTCAGAATTATCACATTGACCCTCATTTGTATTATAATTCTTGGCCTACTTGGTTATAGAACACCACTGGTCTCAATTATCCTAATAATTGCCATCATGGGTTATTACAGTGACTTGTTTGAAATATGGGAAATCCTCGCATCATTCATTTTTGTAATACTTTTCATTATGGGTATAGGTTATATTAGATCAATAGAGGAATACTCACTAAACAATCTCAGCGCATTAGACTTTCTTAAGATACGCGCGGCCTTTACTCTCAATGTTCTTGATTTATTATCCCATCTCTCAGGACTAACGGGTGCTCTTCATGGAAAGTTAGCACTAAGCATGATACCCGGTGCGGGAAACGGGCCAAGGGCCTTAATTGCTAAATTAATTTCCTGGAGAGGCGGTGTAACAATTACCCCAACAATCTTTGGACAGATGCTTGTGGATTTCGGCACAATAGGGGTTGCAGTGGGAATGAGTATATTTGGTTTCATTACTGGAGTTGGATACAGAATAATGAAGAAAACAGGGGATACATTTTACATCATGCTCTACTCACTTATAATGTCTTATTTTCTTATATCCGTTGAAACAGGCATTCTCGATCAGACCGTAATTGGTTACATTATCATTGCAGCCATCATATACATTTATAACATTTTGAAATTTAAAAACTAGAATTTTTCGCCATTTTCTATTGCACTTACAATTTTTGAACATTCTGTTAAAAAAGCTCTCTTTTTAAATGCAAACGCAATTCTTCCCATTGACTCAAGTTTCCTCACAATCGTATCAAGCCAACTGA
Encoded proteins:
- a CDS encoding oligosaccharide repeat unit polymerase family protein, giving the protein MAVKTCRKVEYNLKSMAIFSIITKIFLKIEKTWLDSYIRRAYPTGKFLKFLEKSSILKEHIFAPPLFIVAFSLFMIIAATPISLGLQLNIFIGFLFFLFFSLLTPKLLLKDVKFYLEFDSKDINSIGFTLFIVGIIFFVITIMAVGGLPILKPNLRYALNPKLTIPAFFMIPGIAMMSSHILNKMKKGLINKPAAKFRIITLTLICIIILGLLGYRTPLVSIILIIAIMGYYSDLFEIWEILASFIFVILFIMGIGYIRSIEEYSLNNLSALDFLKIRAAFTLNVLDLLSHLSGLTGALHGKLALSMIPGAGNGPRALIAKLISWRGGVTITPTIFGQMLVDFGTIGVAVGMSIFGFITGVGYRIMKKTGDTFYIMLYSLIMSYFLISVETGILDQTVIGYIIIAAIIYIYNILKFKN